In the genome of bacterium, the window GGTGCCCGGCGTCGGGACGACGTTCCACGTCGACCTGCCGCTGGCGCTGGAGGTGGCTGCCGCCCACGCAGCGGGCTCTGGAGCCGGGGAGGGCGGGGCGTGAGCGCCGGGCCGAAGGGGGGACGGGGCGTGACCAGGCGGGTGCTCGTGGTCGACGACGAGGCGGAGTTCCGCGCGTTCGTCTGCGATGCGCTCGCGCTGGAGGGCTACGAGACCAGCGAGGCGGCCGACGGCGTCGAGGCGGTGCGCGCCTTCCGCGAGGCGCCCCCGGACGCCGTGCTCCTCGACCTGCAGATGCCGCGGCAGACCGGGCTGCCGACGCTGCGCGAGATGCGGGCCATCGCGCCGGAGGTGCCCGTGATCATGCTCTCCGGCCGCGGGGACATCGCGACGGCCGTCGAGGCGGTGAAGAGCGGCGCCTTCGACTATATCGAGAAGCCGCCGGACTTCGCGCGGATCAACCTGACGCTGCGACAGGCGCTCGAGAAGCGCCAGCTCGAGGGGGAGGTGCGGCGCATGAGCGCGGCGCTGGACACCTCCCTGGAGGGGCGCTTCGGGACGAGCCCCGCGATCCGTGGCGTGATCGCCCGCATGAAGCAGGTGGCGCCGACCGAGCTGTCGGTGATCATCCAGGGGGAGACGGGCACGGGCAAGACGTACGTGGCGCGCGCGATCCACGAGCTGAGCCGGCGCGCGGCCGGCCCGTTCGTCCGCGTCGACGTCAGCGTGATCCCGCCGTCGCTGGTCGAGAGCGAGCTGTTCGGCGCGCGCAAGGGCGCCTTCACCGGATCGGACCGCGACCGCGCCGGCCACGTCGCGGCGGCCGCAGGCGGCACGCTGTTCGTCGACGACATCGAGAACATCCCGCTCGAGATCCAGGCCAAGCTCCTGGACGTGCTCGAGACCAAGCGCGTCTTCCCCGTGGGCGGCGGCGAGCCGGTCGCGGTGGACTTCCGCCTGATGACGGCGACCAACCGCGACCTGCGCGCCTGCGTCGCGGCGCGCACCTTCCGCGAGGACCTGCTGTACCGCATCGGGGAGTTCGTCATCGACATCGCGCCCCTGCGCGAGCGGCCGGAGGACGTGCTGTTCTTCATGGACCTGTTCCTGGAGGAGGCCTGCGGCGAGCTGGGCCGGCAGATCCAGGGGTTCAGCGCCGCCGCGGCCGAGCTGCTCGTGACCCATGCCTGGCCCGGGAACGTGCGCGAGCTCAAGAACGTCGTCCGGCGCGCGGTGCTGACCGCCCCCGGCGACCTGGTGGAGACCGCGCAGATCGACCTGCTGGCGCGCGCCGTCGAGGATCGCCGCGAGGAGCGCGAGCGGGGGTCGCTCAAGGAGGCGGTCCGCGCTCTCGAGAAGCGGATGATCCGCAAGGCGCTCGAGGCCGCGGGCGGCAACAAGACCCGCGCGGCGGAGGTGCTCAAGCTGAGCTATCCGACGCTCCTCTCGAAGGTCAGGGAGCACGGCCTCGAACCATAAGAAGTTCTGATAGCCACCATAAACAATCTTTACTGTCTTCCCGGTGCCGTGGTGTGCCACGCCGCCGAATATTCGAGAAATCGGACGGTTCCGGCCCGGCAACCCTCTTGTCGATCATGGCGCGCTTCTTGCTCTCCGCCAACGCTGATCGGCCGGGTGCCGGGGAGGACACGATGCGAATGCTCACCGCGGCCGCTGGAGT includes:
- a CDS encoding sigma-54 dependent transcriptional regulator; protein product: MSAGPKGGRGVTRRVLVVDDEAEFRAFVCDALALEGYETSEAADGVEAVRAFREAPPDAVLLDLQMPRQTGLPTLREMRAIAPEVPVIMLSGRGDIATAVEAVKSGAFDYIEKPPDFARINLTLRQALEKRQLEGEVRRMSAALDTSLEGRFGTSPAIRGVIARMKQVAPTELSVIIQGETGTGKTYVARAIHELSRRAAGPFVRVDVSVIPPSLVESELFGARKGAFTGSDRDRAGHVAAAAGGTLFVDDIENIPLEIQAKLLDVLETKRVFPVGGGEPVAVDFRLMTATNRDLRACVAARTFREDLLYRIGEFVIDIAPLRERPEDVLFFMDLFLEEACGELGRQIQGFSAAAAELLVTHAWPGNVRELKNVVRRAVLTAPGDLVETAQIDLLARAVEDRREERERGSLKEAVRALEKRMIRKALEAAGGNKTRAAEVLKLSYPTLLSKVREHGLEP